Proteins from one Clostridium cellulovorans 743B genomic window:
- the tmk gene encoding dTMP kinase: protein MEGNNRNNRGYLITIEGPDGSGKSTQIELLKKYFNDRGYEVVTTREPGGTKISEKIRELILDNDNEEMNGICEALLYAASRAQLVEQVLKPAIYEGKIVLCDRFVHSSLVYQGYARELGVNQVLNINEFALNGLKADLTIMIDIPYELGIERKRKQKKLDRLENGGDEFHNKVFNGYQQIVKTMKNVVIIDGTKAVEEIHKDIVKTIAELNI from the coding sequence ATGGAGGGAAACAATAGAAATAATAGAGGATATCTAATAACAATAGAAGGTCCAGATGGATCTGGAAAGTCTACGCAAATTGAACTGTTGAAGAAATATTTCAATGATAGAGGCTATGAAGTTGTGACCACTAGAGAACCTGGTGGGACAAAGATAAGTGAAAAAATCCGAGAACTTATTCTTGATAATGATAATGAAGAGATGAATGGAATTTGCGAAGCATTACTTTATGCTGCATCTAGAGCCCAATTGGTTGAGCAGGTGTTAAAGCCAGCAATATATGAAGGGAAGATTGTATTATGCGATAGGTTTGTACACTCATCTCTTGTGTACCAAGGTTATGCAAGGGAGCTTGGAGTAAATCAGGTGCTAAACATAAATGAATTTGCATTAAATGGGCTTAAAGCTGATTTAACTATAATGATTGATATTCCTTATGAATTAGGTATAGAGAGAAAGCGAAAACAGAAAAAACTTGATAGGTTAGAAAATGGTGGTGACGAATTCCACAACAAAGTTTTCAATGGTTATCAGCAAATTGTAAAAACCATGAAAAATGTCGTAATAATAGATGGAACAAAGGCTGTAGAAGAAATACATAAAGATATAGTGAAAACAATAGCAGAACTTAATATTTAG
- a CDS encoding cyclic-di-AMP receptor has protein sequence MKLVLAIVQDEDVTDVVEELTDANYRVTKLATTGGFLRSGNTTLLIGVEEEMVDEVISIIKEECQQRNAVVSAPSSSGGTSSPFLAIPVEIEVGGANIFVVDVDKFVRV, from the coding sequence ATGAAATTAGTATTAGCAATTGTTCAGGATGAGGATGTTACAGATGTTGTAGAAGAATTGACCGATGCAAACTATAGGGTCACAAAACTTGCAACTACTGGAGGGTTTTTAAGGTCAGGCAACACTACGTTGTTAATTGGTGTCGAGGAAGAGATGGTAGATGAGGTTATATCTATAATTAAAGAAGAATGTCAGCAGCGTAATGCAGTAGTCAGTGCACCGTCATCAAGTGGGGGAACTTCTTCTCCATTTCTTGCAATCCCTGTGGAAATTGAAGTCGGTGGAGCAAATATATTTGTTGTGGATGTAGATAAGTTTGTAAGAGTGTAG
- a CDS encoding DNA polymerase III subunit delta', with protein MEFSNIIGNEEVKKQFVKNLEAKTFAHAHIIAGEDGSGKSLMAKSAAIKILSKSIYQNYADIIEFKTSKASIGVDDIRVLIEETNKKPFEGDKKVIIIYNAEKITVQGQNAFLKTIEEPPKGVFIFLLCENLEKILDTIKSRCQIHRLRRLSYEEMKLFLSKNYKNIKAEEMKPLIAFSDGIPGRVEKYFTDDAFRNIRNITMEILISITGKEVYELLKYEEQLMKYKNYWQDVLSSFISYVRDALIYKETGDEQYIINIDKIDEIKIITDSFSYNKLNKIIDTISYVKDNMQSNVNPSVTFDMMLLKFQEV; from the coding sequence ATGGAATTTAGCAATATCATTGGTAATGAAGAGGTAAAAAAACAGTTTGTCAAAAACTTAGAAGCAAAAACATTTGCTCATGCACACATAATCGCTGGTGAGGATGGAAGTGGTAAGAGTTTGATGGCAAAAAGTGCAGCTATCAAAATTCTATCAAAGTCTATTTATCAGAATTATGCAGATATAATTGAATTTAAGACCTCTAAAGCTTCAATTGGTGTTGATGATATAAGAGTACTTATAGAAGAGACCAATAAAAAGCCTTTTGAAGGTGATAAAAAGGTTATTATTATATATAATGCTGAGAAAATCACTGTTCAAGGACAAAATGCTTTTCTAAAAACTATAGAAGAGCCACCCAAGGGGGTATTTATCTTTTTACTATGCGAGAACTTAGAAAAGATTTTGGATACTATAAAATCTAGATGTCAAATTCATAGATTGAGAAGATTATCCTATGAAGAGATGAAGCTGTTTCTAAGTAAGAATTATAAAAATATCAAAGCAGAGGAGATGAAACCGCTTATTGCCTTTAGTGATGGTATACCTGGTCGTGTAGAAAAATATTTTACTGACGATGCCTTTAGAAATATACGCAATATTACCATGGAAATACTAATTTCTATAACAGGGAAAGAGGTTTACGAATTATTAAAGTATGAAGAACAGCTTATGAAGTATAAGAATTATTGGCAAGATGTTTTAAGTTCGTTTATTTCATATGTTAGAGATGCTTTGATATATAAAGAAACTGGAGATGAGCAATATATTATTAATATTGATAAGATAGATGAAATAAAAATAATTACAGATAGTTTTTCATATAACAAGTTAAACAAAATCATTGATACCATAAGTTACGTAAAGGATAATATGCAGAGCAATGTTAATCCATCAGTGACCTTTGATATGATGCTTTTGAAATTTCAGGAGGTTTAA
- a CDS encoding PSP1 domain-containing protein, protein MIEVVGVRFKKAGKVYYFSPGDLDIKEGDDVIVETARGLEFGNCIIGHREVSEEDIISPLKSVVRVATPEDVIKYEENKKAEEEAFGICLEKIDKHELVMKLIDVEYTFDNNKIIFYFTAEGRVDFRELVKDLATIFRTRIELRQIGVRDEAKMLGGVGPCGRPLCCTTFLGDFAPVSIKMAKEQNLSLNPSKISGICGRLMCCLNYEQETYEKTRRIMPTVGSIVETAEGRGEIISSSIVKEKVTIKVTPPEGEWYLLEAPIVGLKLISGSYEGTVDEKDIKLEVEDAADVKVIKELFKTD, encoded by the coding sequence ATGATTGAAGTAGTGGGAGTCCGCTTTAAAAAGGCAGGAAAAGTTTACTATTTCTCCCCCGGGGATCTTGATATAAAAGAGGGGGATGATGTAATAGTTGAAACAGCTCGTGGCCTTGAGTTTGGAAATTGTATAATAGGACATAGAGAAGTTAGTGAGGAAGATATAATTAGTCCTTTGAAATCAGTAGTTAGAGTGGCTACACCAGAGGACGTTATAAAATATGAAGAAAATAAGAAAGCAGAGGAAGAAGCTTTTGGTATATGCTTAGAAAAAATAGATAAGCATGAATTAGTTATGAAGCTTATAGATGTAGAGTATACTTTCGATAATAATAAAATAATATTCTATTTTACTGCTGAAGGAAGAGTTGACTTTAGAGAATTAGTAAAAGATCTTGCTACGATTTTTAGGACTAGAATAGAACTTAGACAAATTGGAGTAAGGGATGAAGCTAAAATGCTTGGAGGGGTTGGACCTTGTGGCAGACCTCTTTGTTGTACAACTTTCCTTGGAGATTTTGCGCCAGTATCTATAAAAATGGCAAAGGAGCAGAATTTATCGCTGAATCCATCTAAAATATCAGGAATATGTGGAAGACTTATGTGTTGTTTAAATTATGAGCAAGAAACATATGAAAAGACAAGAAGGATAATGCCAACAGTTGGATCTATAGTTGAGACTGCTGAAGGTAGAGGTGAGATAATTTCAAGCAGTATAGTTAAAGAGAAGGTTACAATAAAGGTAACACCACCAGAAGGTGAATGGTATCTTTTAGAGGCTCCTATTGTAGGATTGAAACTTATATCAGGCTCTTATGAAGGAACTGTTGACGAGAAGGATATTAAGCTTGAAGTTGAAGATGCCGCCGATGTAAAAGTTATTAAAGAATTATTTAAGACTGACTAG
- a CDS encoding heavy-metal-associated domain-containing protein produces MKAVLKISNLNTSKDINAVKSAIISNEGIMACQISKSTGDVNIVYDQYFTSIDEIIESIENAGYIVI; encoded by the coding sequence GTGAAGGCAGTATTAAAAATTAGTAATTTAAATACCTCAAAGGATATCAATGCTGTAAAAAGTGCCATAATTTCTAACGAAGGTATTATGGCATGTCAGATATCCAAAAGTACTGGGGATGTTAATATCGTATATGATCAATACTTCACATCTATAGATGAAATAATTGAAAGTATAGAAAATGCTGGTTATATTGTGATATAA
- a CDS encoding DUF362 domain-containing protein, with the protein MAYVINDSCISCGACASECPVSAINQGDAQYEINDSSCIDCGNCANVCPVGAPVQG; encoded by the coding sequence ATGGCATACGTAATTAATGATTCATGTATCAGCTGTGGAGCATGTGCTTCTGAATGTCCAGTTAGTGCTATAAACCAAGGTGATGCACAATACGAAATCAACGATAGTTCTTGTATCGATTGCGGAAACTGTGCAAATGTTTGCCCAGTTGGAGCTCCAGTTCAAGGCTAA